The sequence below is a genomic window from Halosolutus gelatinilyticus.
ACGGTGGGGTCGATGCCCGACGGGTTCTACGTCGAAGACGACGGGCCCGGAATTCCGGCGGCGAACCGAGAGCAGGTGTTCGAGGAGGGGTACTCGACGGCGGGGAGCGGGACGGGCTTCGGGCTCGCGATCGTCTCTGCGATCGCCGACGCGCACGGCTGGTCGGTGCGCGCGACGGAGAGCGAAACCGGCGGTGCTCGATTCGAGATCAGCGGCATCGACGAGGTCATCGGGGACGACCGTGCGGGGTTCGATTAGTGACCGCCGTATCGGCGGGCGTTCCCAATCGGTGGCTTCTCGCCGGGAAGTCAGTCACATGAAGTTGTCGAGTCCGGTCTGCTGCTGGCCGGACTTGACCTCCTGCCAGGAGACGTCGAGCGCTTCGAGGATGCGTTCGATCGGCCCCTGTAACGTCTTCTCGAGCATTTCGTCGTAATCGACCTCGAACTCCTCGGGGACCTGGTCTTCGTACTCGAAGCAGATGACGTCGGGATTGCGCTTGAACGCCCCGTAGAGGGGATCGGTGCGGGCGTCGAGTCCCTCCGCGTCCTCGATACGTTCGAAGAAGGACGGATCGACCCGATCGAGGTAGAGCCGCTTCGGTTTGCTTCCGCGCTGGAAGTTAGTCCCCAGCAGCAGGTTGGCGTACTTCGCGCCGCGAACCTGCGCCGTGTCGGTGTCGTAGTCGGTCAGACGCTTCCCGATTCCGCCCGGGATGCCGATCTCGTCGAGCGAGACGTCGCCGCTTCGGACCTCCTCGATGACCTCGTTGACGTATGCCTTGGCACCCTCGACGTCGCCCTCGCGGACGATCATCTCGATGACCTCGTGTTGCACCTCCTTGGTGATCGGCGCGATGTCCGATCGCTGGTACTCGAAGCCGACGATGTCGATATCGTCGACGTCCTTGCCCTCCTTCCAGACGATGTGGCCCGCGTAGCGTTTCTTCGTGCCCGCCTGGAAGAAGCGCCGGTAGAGTTTCTCGAACTCGATCTGGAACCGGTGTTCCTGGGCGTTCAGATCCTCGCGCGCGAAGTCGTCGTAGCGACCGTTGATGTGCTCCTCGATAGCGAACGAGTGCTCCAGCGCCTCGGATTTCGAAACGTCCGGGCCGAGTTCGAGCATGACGCTGTCGGTGTCGCCGTAGGCGACCTGGTAGTCGAGTTCGTTCGCGGCCGTCTCGGTGAACTCGATCACCTCGCGGCCGGTCGCGGTGATCGCCGAGGCCGCCTCCTTGTCGTAGAGGCGGAACTGCTCCCAGCCCGAGACGCCGTACAGCGAGTTCATGATGACCTTCACGGCCCCCTGCTGGCGATCGTACTGCTCGTACTCGGGCGTGCCGGCGTCGTACTCGTCACGCTGGGCTTTCTTCTCCTCGCGCTCGGCGAGCAGTTCGTTGACCATCTCCCGGATGATGCCGTCGGGTTCCTTCCGGAAGTGCGTTCCCGAGGGCGCGGTGTAGGTCTCGCCGTCGTAGGCGTCGGGGTCGACCTTCGTCTCGGGCGAGGCGTTGACCGTCACCATACACATCGGGTACAGTGACTTCAGGTCGAGTACGGTCACGTTTTCCATGACGCCCGTGATCGGCTCGAACACCGCGCCGCCCTCGTACTCCTCGCCGGCCTCCTGCTGGCCCTTCGAGGGGAGCGCGAACCGCCCGTTCGCCTCGTGGAGGACGTACATGTCCACGACGTCGCCCGGCGTCGGGGCGTCTTCGAGCTTGCAGCCGACGAACGTGGCCATCTCCCGCCAGAACGGGATCAGCTCCTGCTGGCGGTTGAGTTCGACGCAGAGTTCCACGTCCCGAAGGTTGTACGCCAGCAGTTGCGTCGGATCGGTCTCCCAGAGATCGCCGATGTCGCCGGCGTAGCGCTCTTTTCCGACGCCGAGTTCCGCCTCGCCGACGGCGTCCAGTCGGTAGGAGTCGAGTTCGGAGAACACGCGGCGCTGGTACGCATAGAGCAGGTCGAAGACGACCCGGCCCTTGATGTCCGGGCCGCCCCAGTTGCTCCGCCAGACCTCGTCGACGCGAGAG
It includes:
- a CDS encoding DNA-directed DNA polymerase, whose protein sequence is MTEAGQAGLAEFAEESEDRPDEEAVAVAGNGGTRVAEVIDVLDETLPESDGELELAVMQVDYTIAGYGDSEQPIMHVFGRTPDDRLEHVQVVGFRPYFYAPTETLDRPPEEAYDRLTGSEEEDETGGPYESIRGERLTKIFGQTPRDVGQVRDDFEHYEADILFPNRFLIDKDIRSGIRVPERRADDDSLVVPHEEVEAADVDATPRVQTFDIEVDDRSGFPEDGEEPIVCLTSHDSYRDEYVMWLYEAPTGDGEIPAEVADYEPIEGAIDYDVRTFEEEEAMLDAFIEYIRETDPDVLTGWNFEDFDAPYLLDRLEELQGSHHEYDLSIDRLSRVDEVWRSNWGGPDIKGRVVFDLLYAYQRRVFSELDSYRLDAVGEAELGVGKERYAGDIGDLWETDPTQLLAYNLRDVELCVELNRQQELIPFWREMATFVGCKLEDAPTPGDVVDMYVLHEANGRFALPSKGQQEAGEEYEGGAVFEPITGVMENVTVLDLKSLYPMCMVTVNASPETKVDPDAYDGETYTAPSGTHFRKEPDGIIREMVNELLAEREEKKAQRDEYDAGTPEYEQYDRQQGAVKVIMNSLYGVSGWEQFRLYDKEAASAITATGREVIEFTETAANELDYQVAYGDTDSVMLELGPDVSKSEALEHSFAIEEHINGRYDDFAREDLNAQEHRFQIEFEKLYRRFFQAGTKKRYAGHIVWKEGKDVDDIDIVGFEYQRSDIAPITKEVQHEVIEMIVREGDVEGAKAYVNEVIEEVRSGDVSLDEIGIPGGIGKRLTDYDTDTAQVRGAKYANLLLGTNFQRGSKPKRLYLDRVDPSFFERIEDAEGLDARTDPLYGAFKRNPDVICFEYEDQVPEEFEVDYDEMLEKTLQGPIERILEALDVSWQEVKSGQQQTGLDNFM